In one window of Pseudomonas putida DNA:
- a CDS encoding metalloregulator ArsR/SmtB family transcription factor, protein MITPTQVFKSLADETRVRATLLIARLGELCVCELMCALDDSQPKISRHLAQLRSAGLLLDRRQGQWVYYRLNPELPAWVSELLQVTAQANAAWLQDNIARLQHMDDRPVRAAAGC, encoded by the coding sequence ATGATCACCCCCACCCAGGTCTTCAAGTCCCTCGCCGACGAGACCCGCGTTCGCGCCACCTTGCTGATCGCCCGCCTTGGCGAACTGTGTGTGTGCGAACTGATGTGCGCCCTCGACGACAGCCAGCCGAAAATCAGCCGCCACCTCGCCCAGTTGCGCAGCGCCGGCCTGTTGCTGGACCGCCGCCAGGGGCAGTGGGTGTACTACCGCCTCAACCCTGAACTGCCCGCCTGGGTCAGCGAGCTGTTGCAGGTCACCGCCCAGGCCAATGCCGCCTGGCTCCAGGACAACATCGCCCGCCTGCAGCACATGGACGATCGCCCCGTCCGTGCCGCTGCCGGCTGCTGA
- a CDS encoding TonB-dependent siderophore receptor, with translation MKPQSIPGACARFTRGGSRLSPLALCIAFSLSAGAFAADPQPLELGATNIEDSALPSADDAGQLGYTVESTRSSTGLNLTPRQTPQSVTSITRQQMDDRDVHSIEQALDTAPGISVSKMEVGGRTDFRARGYSISNWKIDGLQFPGGSDFSGSGNALNLDLYERIDIVRGANGLLGGTGDPSATVNLIRKAPTRTFGGSAYATYGSWDKRRLGADLNLPLSEDGRLRSRFVVTQQDANSFRDNQSERARAALANFEFDLDEATTLGAGYQYEYNKVVGGGWGANIPIWYGDGSKTDLPRSTNVVPSWSFGEYITRTTFGSLQHRFDNDWTLDLKGSQSTSDALNHRGLAKVNSSGRGVYGGYWDQDGSGAVLNGLHSSSDTTQQSAQIDLSGPFQMFGRTHQAMVGYNDSRTVAWSPEYTCTMVSANSVSAPALGCQFRANNGLPLSNWLNGVDSDYDMLASQTGRHSKTTTRLQGMYAATRLSITDPLSVILGVRSTDYSATTRNVSGVRSNQQNNGIVTPYLGAVYDLNDTYSVYASYTDIFNPQTEETASGTKVEPIRGQSYETGIKAAWFDGRLNASAAYFRTKQENKAVTDGDLLTPTGATAYKAGSGQETDGIDLELAGALTENWNVYAGYTYLHFRRLDSDGRSDPSHLFKASTTYRLSGPLDRLTLGTGVTAQTNIRALSTPAGQPTNGVSRSSSDVNWSGYAIWNAMAKYQLTDDTSVSLNANNLFDKHYYTRYGFYAGAIYGDPRNLSLTVSTAF, from the coding sequence ATGAAACCTCAGAGCATCCCTGGCGCCTGCGCCCGCTTCACCCGCGGTGGCAGCCGCCTCTCGCCGCTTGCCTTGTGTATCGCCTTCAGCCTGTCCGCAGGCGCCTTTGCGGCTGACCCCCAGCCCCTGGAACTGGGCGCCACCAACATCGAAGACAGCGCGCTGCCCAGTGCCGACGACGCCGGCCAGCTCGGCTACACCGTCGAGAGCACGCGCAGTTCCACCGGCCTGAACCTGACCCCGCGCCAGACCCCGCAGTCGGTGACCAGCATCACCCGCCAGCAGATGGACGACCGCGATGTGCACAGCATCGAGCAGGCGCTGGATACCGCGCCGGGGATCAGCGTCAGCAAGATGGAAGTGGGCGGGCGTACCGATTTCCGCGCCCGTGGCTATTCGATCAGCAACTGGAAGATCGATGGCCTGCAGTTCCCCGGCGGCTCTGACTTCAGCGGCAGCGGCAACGCGCTGAACCTCGACCTGTACGAGCGCATCGACATCGTCCGTGGTGCCAACGGCCTGCTCGGCGGCACCGGTGACCCGTCGGCGACGGTCAACCTGATCCGCAAGGCGCCAACCCGCACCTTCGGCGGCAGCGCCTATGCCACCTACGGCAGCTGGGACAAACGCCGCCTGGGCGCCGACCTCAACCTGCCGCTCTCCGAAGACGGCCGCCTGCGCTCGCGCTTCGTGGTCACCCAGCAGGATGCCAACTCGTTCCGTGACAACCAGTCCGAGCGCGCCCGTGCAGCGCTGGCCAACTTCGAGTTCGACCTGGACGAGGCCACCACCCTCGGCGCCGGCTACCAGTACGAATACAACAAGGTGGTCGGTGGCGGCTGGGGCGCCAACATCCCGATCTGGTATGGCGACGGCAGCAAGACCGACCTGCCGCGCAGCACCAACGTGGTGCCCAGCTGGAGCTTCGGTGAGTACATCACCCGCACCACCTTCGGCTCGCTGCAGCACCGCTTCGACAACGACTGGACCCTGGACCTGAAAGGCTCGCAGAGTACCAGCGATGCCCTTAACCACCGCGGCCTGGCCAAGGTCAACTCGTCCGGGCGCGGCGTCTACGGCGGCTACTGGGACCAGGATGGCAGCGGCGCGGTGCTCAACGGCCTGCACAGCTCCAGCGACACCACCCAGCAATCGGCGCAGATCGACCTATCCGGCCCGTTCCAGATGTTCGGCCGCACCCACCAGGCGATGGTCGGTTACAACGACAGCCGCACCGTGGCCTGGTCGCCGGAATACACCTGCACCATGGTCAGCGCCAACAGCGTCAGCGCCCCGGCCCTGGGCTGCCAGTTCCGCGCCAACAACGGCCTGCCCCTGAGCAACTGGCTCAACGGCGTGGACAGCGACTACGACATGCTCGCCTCGCAGACCGGTCGCCACAGCAAGACCACCACCCGCCTGCAAGGCATGTACGCCGCTACCCGCCTGAGCATCACCGACCCGCTGTCGGTGATCCTCGGCGTGCGCAGCACCGACTACTCGGCCACCACCCGCAACGTCAGCGGCGTGCGCAGCAACCAGCAGAACAACGGCATCGTCACCCCCTACCTGGGCGCGGTGTATGACCTCAACGACACCTACTCGGTGTACGCCAGCTACACCGACATCTTCAACCCGCAGACCGAAGAGACCGCCAGCGGCACCAAGGTCGAGCCGATCCGCGGCCAGAGCTACGAGACCGGCATCAAGGCCGCCTGGTTCGACGGCCGCTTGAACGCATCCGCCGCGTACTTCCGCACCAAGCAGGAGAACAAGGCAGTCACCGACGGCGACCTGCTGACCCCGACCGGCGCCACCGCCTACAAGGCAGGTTCCGGCCAGGAAACCGACGGTATCGACCTGGAACTCGCAGGCGCCCTGACCGAGAACTGGAACGTCTACGCCGGCTACACCTACCTGCACTTCCGCCGCCTCGACAGCGACGGGCGCAGCGATCCGTCGCACCTGTTCAAGGCCTCGACCACCTACCGCCTGTCCGGCCCGCTCGACCGCCTGACCCTCGGCACCGGCGTCACCGCGCAGACCAATATCCGCGCCCTGTCCACCCCGGCCGGCCAGCCGACCAACGGTGTCAGCCGTAGCTCCAGCGACGTGAACTGGTCGGGCTATGCGATCTGGAATGCCATGGCCAAGTACCAACTGACCGACGACACCAGCGTCAGCCTCAACGCCAACAACCTGTTCGACAAGCACTACTACACCCGCTACGGCTTCTACGCCGGAGCGATCTATGGCGATCCGCGCAACCTGTCGCTGACCGTCAGCACGGCGTTCTGA
- a CDS encoding response regulator produces the protein MSTTLLVVDDDDEIRELLCDYLTDAGYHVLAAADGEQMRQQMARHKVELVVLDLMLPGEDGLSLCRQLQAQPGLAVIMLSAKGSTLDRIIGLEVGADDYLSKPFEPRELIARIKAVLRRPQRLDTPSEEPASQAQQFAGFSLDHIKRLLTHPDGQTLTLPRSDYRVLRELLEANNRVVSRDHLTRSAFGRDHLPDDRSVDMCISRLRQHLRRAVNGSAQILTIRNEGYLLSIAREPGA, from the coding sequence ATGAGCACAACCTTGCTGGTTGTCGACGATGACGACGAGATTCGCGAACTTCTCTGCGATTACCTGACCGATGCCGGCTACCACGTGCTGGCTGCCGCCGATGGCGAGCAGATGCGCCAGCAAATGGCGCGGCACAAGGTCGAGCTGGTGGTGCTCGACCTGATGCTGCCCGGCGAAGACGGCCTCAGCCTGTGTCGCCAACTGCAGGCGCAGCCGGGCCTGGCGGTGATCATGCTGTCGGCCAAAGGCAGCACGCTGGACCGTATCATCGGCCTGGAAGTGGGCGCCGACGACTACCTGTCCAAGCCCTTCGAGCCCCGTGAACTCATTGCCCGCATCAAGGCCGTCCTGCGCCGCCCGCAGCGCCTCGACACACCCAGCGAAGAGCCCGCCAGCCAGGCACAGCAGTTCGCAGGATTCAGCCTCGACCACATCAAGCGCCTGCTCACTCACCCCGACGGCCAGACCCTCACCCTGCCCCGCTCCGATTACCGCGTGCTGCGCGAGCTGCTCGAGGCCAACAACCGCGTGGTATCGCGCGATCACCTGACGCGCAGCGCCTTTGGCCGCGACCACCTGCCCGACGACCGCTCGGTGGACATGTGCATCAGCCGCCTGCGCCAGCACCTGCGCCGCGCCGTCAACGGCAGCGCGCAGATCCTCACCATCCGCAACGAAGGCTACCTGCTCAGCATCGCCCGCGAGCCAGGCGCCTGA
- a CDS encoding ATP-binding protein has protein sequence MRLLRRLWPRTLFGQLLLIMISGTLLIQLMSSSIWFDVRFAQVFEAPVRLIAARSAPLIAQADCHAGQLQVPPRYHLRCAESLPNAQRDDRRGRHRIELLLHQALAYELGHDQLARLLKVQLTDELGQPIVWRSLFGLRTAQAHLQFAVPMEDGHWLVIDGEELQGWSGESAWVLISDYLLRVYALRIVAVLLVCLVAVRLCLRPLRRLADAARGLGRNLEQPALPLEGPEEVRQAAQAFNAMQQRLIAMVNDKAYFLAAVSHDLRTPLTRMRLRLERLEDGEHKERLRQNIVQMDGMIGQVLDYLRAGEQLHLEAVDVDHLVARACADLASASEPLPVRGQAGEARVDALLLQRCLQNLLVNALRYGREVTVALTREDAGVRIAVEDRGPGIEPALLATITDPFVRGEGSRNQGSGGYGLGLSIVQRIATSHGGALRLANRDGGGLRASLYLPSA, from the coding sequence GTGCGCCTGTTGCGCCGGCTATGGCCAAGGACGCTGTTCGGCCAACTGCTGCTGATCATGATCAGCGGCACCCTGCTGATCCAGTTGATGTCCAGCAGCATCTGGTTCGACGTGCGCTTCGCCCAGGTGTTCGAGGCCCCGGTGCGGCTGATCGCTGCGCGCAGTGCCCCGCTGATCGCCCAGGCGGACTGTCACGCCGGCCAATTGCAGGTGCCGCCGCGCTACCACCTGCGCTGCGCCGAATCGCTGCCCAACGCCCAGCGTGATGATCGACGCGGGCGGCACCGCATCGAACTGCTGCTGCACCAGGCGCTGGCCTACGAACTCGGCCACGACCAGCTGGCGCGCCTGCTGAAGGTGCAACTGACCGATGAGCTTGGTCAGCCGATCGTCTGGCGCAGCCTGTTCGGCCTGCGTACCGCTCAGGCACATCTGCAGTTCGCCGTGCCGATGGAGGACGGCCACTGGCTGGTGATCGACGGCGAAGAGTTGCAGGGCTGGAGTGGCGAGTCGGCCTGGGTGCTGATCAGCGACTACCTGCTGCGGGTATACGCTTTGCGCATCGTCGCCGTGCTGCTGGTGTGCCTGGTGGCCGTGCGCCTGTGCCTGCGCCCACTGCGCCGTCTGGCCGATGCTGCCCGCGGCCTGGGCCGCAACCTGGAGCAACCCGCCCTGCCCCTGGAGGGCCCCGAGGAAGTGCGCCAGGCGGCGCAGGCGTTCAACGCCATGCAGCAACGGTTGATCGCCATGGTCAACGACAAGGCCTACTTTCTCGCGGCGGTCTCCCACGACCTGCGTACGCCACTGACCCGCATGCGCCTGCGCCTGGAGCGACTGGAGGATGGCGAACACAAAGAGCGCCTGCGGCAGAACATCGTGCAGATGGACGGCATGATAGGCCAGGTGCTGGATTATCTGCGCGCGGGGGAGCAACTGCACCTCGAAGCCGTGGATGTCGATCACCTGGTGGCGCGCGCCTGCGCCGACCTGGCCAGTGCCAGCGAGCCGCTGCCGGTGCGCGGCCAGGCGGGTGAGGCGCGGGTCGATGCGCTGTTGCTGCAACGCTGTTTGCAGAATCTGCTGGTGAACGCCTTGCGCTATGGACGGGAGGTGACGGTGGCGCTCACCCGTGAGGACGCCGGGGTGCGCATCGCGGTCGAGGACCGTGGGCCGGGCATCGAGCCGGCCCTGCTGGCGACCATCACCGACCCTTTCGTGCGCGGCGAAGGCTCGCGCAACCAGGGCTCTGGCGGCTACGGGCTGGGCCTGAGCATCGTCCAGCGCATCGCCACCAGCCACGGCGGCGCGCTGCGCTTGGCGAACCGCGACGGCGGCGGCCTGCGCGCCAGCCTGTACCTGCCAAGTGCCTGA